A single genomic interval of Cupriavidus necator harbors:
- a CDS encoding acetyl-CoA C-acetyltransferase — protein sequence MAEAYIVAAVRTAGGRKGGKLSGWHPADLAAQVLDALVERTGADPALVEDVIMGCVSQVGEQAGNVARNAILASRLPESVPGTSVDRQCGSSQQALHFAAQAVMSGAMDIVIAAGVESMTRVPMGLSSQLPAKNGFGVPKSPGIEARYPGVQFSQFTGAEMIARKYDLSREQLDAYALQSHQRAIAATKSGRFTAEILPVEVRTADGANGEMHTTDEGVRYDATLESIGSVKLIAEGGRVTAASASQICDGAAGLMVVNEAGLKKLGVKPLARVHAMTVIGHDPVVMLEAPLPATEVALKKAGLRIGDIDLFEVNEAFAPVPLAWLKATGADPARLNVHGGAIALGHPLGGSGAKLMTTLVHALHTHGKRYGLQTMCEGGGLANVTIVERL from the coding sequence GAGGCATATATCGTCGCGGCGGTCCGTACCGCCGGCGGCCGCAAGGGCGGCAAGCTGTCGGGCTGGCATCCGGCCGACCTGGCCGCACAGGTGCTGGACGCACTGGTGGAACGCACCGGCGCCGACCCGGCGCTGGTCGAAGACGTCATCATGGGCTGCGTGAGCCAGGTCGGCGAGCAGGCCGGCAACGTGGCGCGCAATGCCATCCTGGCCTCGCGCCTGCCTGAAAGCGTGCCCGGCACCTCGGTGGACCGCCAGTGCGGTTCGTCGCAGCAGGCACTGCACTTTGCCGCGCAGGCAGTGATGTCGGGCGCGATGGACATCGTCATCGCCGCCGGCGTGGAAAGCATGACGCGCGTGCCGATGGGCCTGTCGTCGCAGCTGCCGGCCAAGAACGGTTTCGGTGTGCCCAAGAGCCCCGGCATCGAGGCGCGCTATCCCGGCGTGCAGTTCAGCCAGTTCACCGGCGCCGAAATGATTGCGCGCAAGTACGACCTGTCGCGCGAGCAGCTGGATGCCTACGCCCTGCAGAGCCACCAGCGCGCCATCGCCGCCACCAAGTCGGGCCGCTTCACCGCCGAAATCCTGCCGGTGGAAGTGCGCACGGCCGACGGTGCCAACGGTGAAATGCACACCACTGACGAAGGCGTCCGCTATGACGCCACGCTGGAAAGCATCGGCAGCGTCAAGCTGATCGCCGAAGGCGGCCGCGTGACTGCCGCTTCCGCCAGCCAGATCTGCGACGGCGCCGCCGGCCTGATGGTGGTCAACGAGGCCGGACTGAAGAAGCTTGGCGTCAAGCCGCTGGCGCGCGTGCACGCCATGACGGTGATCGGCCATGATCCGGTCGTGATGCTGGAAGCGCCGCTGCCGGCCACGGAAGTCGCGCTGAAGAAGGCGGGCCTGCGCATCGGCGATATCGACCTGTTCGAAGTCAACGAAGCCTTCGCCCCGGTGCCGCTGGCCTGGCTGAAGGCCACCGGCGCCGATCCGGCGCGCCTGAACGTGCATGGCGGCGCGATCGCGCTGGGCCATCCGCTGGGCGGCTCGGGCGCCAAGCTGATGACCACGCTGGTACATGCGCTGCATACGCACGGCAAGCGCTACGGCCTGCAGACGATGTGCGAAGGCGGCGGGCTGGCCAACGTGACCATCGTCGAGCGCCTGTAA
- a CDS encoding histidine phosphatase family protein produces MATLFLVRHGQASFGAANYDCLSPTGRQQARWLGEYFQERGVSFSRVVSGTLVRQQDTASEILAGMGQPQTAIVSHAGLNEYDGEALYRCHTGGADHRAHQNGDYNDYWRTFRAAYAAWTQDGLAEMPESWADFGARITGALAHASEGMTREDAILVVSSGGAIGRATADLLGAPAQAAIEMNLQFRNTAFCEIIVGRGVQRLLSFNNVPHLERADRRSAVTFA; encoded by the coding sequence ATGGCCACGCTTTTCCTCGTCCGGCACGGACAAGCCTCGTTTGGCGCCGCCAACTACGATTGCCTGTCGCCGACCGGCCGCCAGCAGGCGCGCTGGCTGGGCGAGTATTTCCAGGAGCGCGGCGTCAGCTTCAGCCGCGTGGTGTCCGGCACGCTGGTGCGCCAGCAGGACACCGCCAGCGAGATCCTGGCCGGCATGGGTCAGCCGCAGACAGCGATCGTCTCGCACGCGGGCCTGAACGAATACGACGGCGAGGCGCTGTACCGTTGCCACACCGGCGGCGCCGACCACCGCGCGCACCAGAACGGCGACTACAACGACTACTGGCGCACCTTCCGCGCGGCCTACGCCGCATGGACCCAGGACGGGCTGGCCGAGATGCCCGAGAGCTGGGCCGATTTCGGCGCCCGCATTACCGGCGCCCTGGCGCACGCAAGCGAAGGCATGACGCGCGAGGATGCCATCCTGGTGGTGAGCTCCGGTGGCGCCATCGGCCGCGCCACGGCCGACCTGCTTGGCGCACCTGCACAGGCCGCCATCGAGATGAACCTGCAATTCCGCAATACGGCGTTCTGCGAGATCATCGTCGGCCGCGGCGTGCAGCGGCTGCTGAGCTTCAACAACGTGCCGCACCTGGAACGCGCCGACCGGCGCAGCGCAGTGACGTTCGCCTGA
- a CDS encoding TetR/AcrR family transcriptional regulator, which yields MSATQSGFTANASFPRIDTPSILQPPRQRRARETEQALLGAGRELLASRDFAAVSVAQIAAACQVSVGAFYGRFRDKMAYFEALRALVMEETAASTERYLAQERWEDVPTPVLLEKATRFMVLGTLANRGVIRASLRHASTRPEEWVPHRQSGEAIVERMVQLLVPRLAMPADTAEVRVRFAMQAVFSVLVNAVLNDSGPLHLDDEQMIPELNRLMAGYLGVPCAEPA from the coding sequence ATGTCAGCGACCCAATCCGGCTTCACCGCCAACGCCTCCTTTCCCCGTATCGATACCCCCTCGATCCTGCAGCCGCCGCGCCAGCGCCGTGCGCGCGAGACCGAACAGGCCTTGCTGGGCGCGGGCCGCGAACTGCTTGCCTCGCGTGACTTTGCCGCCGTTTCCGTGGCCCAGATCGCCGCGGCATGCCAGGTATCGGTGGGTGCCTTCTATGGGCGCTTCCGCGACAAGATGGCCTATTTCGAGGCCTTGCGTGCGCTGGTCATGGAAGAAACCGCCGCGTCGACTGAGCGCTACCTGGCGCAGGAGCGCTGGGAGGACGTGCCGACACCGGTGCTGCTGGAAAAGGCCACGCGCTTCATGGTGCTCGGCACGCTGGCCAACCGCGGCGTGATCCGGGCATCGCTGCGGCATGCGTCCACGCGGCCCGAGGAATGGGTGCCCCACCGCCAGAGCGGCGAAGCCATCGTGGAGCGCATGGTGCAGTTGCTGGTGCCGCGGCTGGCGATGCCTGCCGACACCGCCGAGGTGCGCGTGCGCTTTGCCATGCAGGCGGTGTTCAGCGTGCTGGTCAATGCCGTGCTCAATGATTCCGGCCCACTGCACCTCGACGACGAACAGATGATCCCGGAACTCAACCGCCTGATGGCCGGCTATCTCGGCGTCCCCTGCGCAGAGCCGGCCTGA
- a CDS encoding VIT1/CCC1 transporter family protein, giving the protein MPLSSAPTPTGFGTRVRRLLHRPSGNALRAAVLGVNDGLVSSFCLVMGLEGAAASREAVILAGLAGLAAGACSMALGEWLSVTNSREMNNKRLRDMAHELAHDAIRARQRLVTVIVGKGVLPADAERAADEIMRNPRAALDTFAREVLGINPQERGGNPVQAAVISFVLYSSGALVPLLPFLVTAGPSAQFGSIVACLAGLGLVGWGTSSFNGRPGWFSALRQVLIGGMAAAFTYGLGTVFGSL; this is encoded by the coding sequence ATGCCCCTGTCGAGCGCCCCCACTCCAACCGGCTTCGGCACCCGCGTACGGCGCCTGCTCCATCGACCGAGCGGCAACGCCTTGCGCGCAGCCGTGCTGGGCGTCAACGACGGGCTGGTGTCCAGCTTCTGCCTGGTGATGGGCCTGGAGGGCGCGGCGGCCTCGCGCGAGGCCGTCATCCTGGCCGGGCTGGCGGGCCTGGCGGCGGGCGCTTGCTCGATGGCGCTGGGCGAATGGCTGTCGGTGACCAACAGTCGCGAGATGAACAACAAGCGCCTGCGCGACATGGCGCACGAGCTCGCGCATGATGCCATCCGGGCCCGACAGCGGCTGGTCACGGTGATTGTGGGCAAGGGCGTGCTGCCGGCCGATGCCGAGCGTGCCGCCGACGAGATCATGCGCAACCCGCGCGCGGCCCTGGACACCTTTGCGCGCGAAGTGCTGGGCATCAACCCGCAGGAGCGCGGCGGCAACCCGGTGCAGGCGGCGGTAATTTCCTTCGTGCTGTACAGCAGCGGTGCGCTGGTGCCGTTGCTGCCGTTCCTCGTGACCGCAGGGCCATCGGCGCAGTTCGGCAGCATCGTCGCGTGCCTGGCCGGCCTTGGCCTGGTTGGCTGGGGCACCTCGTCGTTCAATGGCCGCCCGGGATGGTTCTCGGCGCTGCGGCAGGTGCTGATCGGGGGCATGGCGGCAGCCTTCACCTACGGACTGGGCACCGTGTTCGGATCGCTCTGA
- a CDS encoding LysR family transcriptional regulator: MCGAMDKLRAMQTFVRIVDEGSLTAAATTLHTSLPAVVRTLAALEFELQVRLLNRTTRRLSLTGEGRSYLDSCRRILATIDEVEAGLTASHVEPSGQLTLTASVLFGQMYVAPAVTRFVQRYPRVRCRMEFTDRVVNLLEEDLDVGVRIGPLADSTLVAQTVGSIRRVVVATPAYLRKHGVPRHPEELASANCVRFTGNHAHWWTFQEDGREFHVQVSGNLEFNQTAPAVAACAEGAGFGHFLSYQVAQLVEARKLRIVLEAFEQPAWPLSLIYPHARLLPARTRAFIEWMRDDLGPRFN, translated from the coding sequence ATGTGTGGCGCCATGGACAAGCTACGCGCGATGCAGACCTTTGTGCGGATCGTCGACGAGGGCAGCCTGACGGCAGCCGCCACGACGCTGCATACCTCGTTGCCGGCGGTGGTGCGCACGCTGGCGGCGCTGGAATTCGAGTTGCAGGTCCGGCTGCTCAACCGCACCACGCGGCGGCTGTCGCTGACCGGCGAGGGGCGCAGCTACCTGGACAGCTGCCGGCGCATCCTGGCCACCATCGACGAGGTCGAGGCCGGCCTGACCGCCAGCCATGTCGAACCCAGCGGCCAGCTCACGCTGACCGCCTCGGTGCTGTTCGGCCAGATGTATGTGGCGCCGGCGGTCACGCGTTTCGTGCAGCGCTATCCGCGCGTGCGCTGCCGCATGGAATTCACCGACCGCGTGGTGAACCTGCTTGAAGAAGACCTGGACGTGGGGGTGCGCATCGGCCCGCTGGCTGATTCCACGCTGGTGGCGCAGACCGTCGGCAGCATCCGCCGCGTGGTGGTGGCCACGCCCGCCTACCTGCGCAAGCACGGCGTGCCACGCCATCCCGAGGAACTGGCCAGCGCCAACTGCGTGCGCTTCACCGGCAACCACGCGCACTGGTGGACCTTCCAGGAGGACGGCCGGGAGTTCCACGTGCAGGTCAGCGGCAACCTGGAATTCAACCAGACCGCGCCCGCCGTGGCTGCCTGTGCCGAAGGCGCGGGCTTCGGCCACTTCCTGTCCTATCAGGTCGCGCAACTGGTCGAAGCACGCAAACTGCGCATCGTGCTGGAGGCTTTCGAGCAACCGGCATGGCCGCTATCGCTGATCTATCCCCATGCGCGACTGTTGCCGGCACGCACGCGCGCCTTTATCGAATGGATGCGGGATGACCTGGGCCCGCGCTTCAACTGA
- a CDS encoding glutathione S-transferase family protein: MQETNRPAKPLVLYRSPVSGHAHRAELFLGLLGLPCRLVDVDLRGGEQRSEAFLRLNPFGQVPVLDDDGVVVGDSNAILVYLATRYDDGRWLPRDPVGAARVQRWLSVAAGDIAFGPAAARLGVLFGRPVAMDDAIARAQRLFTLMEILLAGQPFLAADHATIADVAAYSYIARAEEGNVPLAPYPALNDWLRRIEALPGFVPMLVSKVGLAA, encoded by the coding sequence ATGCAAGAAACCAATCGCCCCGCCAAGCCGCTGGTGCTGTACCGCTCGCCGGTGTCCGGCCACGCCCATCGCGCAGAACTGTTCCTGGGGCTGCTGGGCTTGCCCTGCCGGCTGGTGGACGTCGACCTGCGCGGCGGCGAGCAGCGCAGCGAGGCCTTCCTGCGCCTGAACCCGTTCGGCCAGGTGCCGGTGCTGGATGACGACGGCGTGGTCGTCGGCGATTCCAACGCCATCCTGGTCTACCTGGCCACGCGCTATGACGACGGCCGCTGGCTGCCGCGCGATCCGGTGGGCGCGGCGCGCGTGCAGCGCTGGCTGTCGGTGGCCGCCGGCGACATTGCCTTCGGGCCGGCGGCGGCGCGCCTGGGCGTGCTGTTCGGCAGGCCGGTGGCGATGGACGATGCCATCGCCCGCGCGCAGCGGCTGTTCACGCTGATGGAAATCCTGCTCGCCGGGCAGCCGTTCCTGGCGGCCGACCATGCCACCATTGCTGACGTTGCCGCCTACAGCTATATCGCCCGCGCCGAGGAAGGCAACGTGCCGCTGGCGCCGTACCCCGCGCTGAACGACTGGCTGCGCCGCATCGAAGCCTTGCCCGGCTTCGTGCCGATGCTGGTGTCGAAGGTCGGCCTGGCGGCGTAG
- a CDS encoding pyridoxamine 5'-phosphate oxidase family protein gives MDLPTWPHAGLPFHAGELAAQERAGKRERMAASGPRVIRGEMPEQHRTFFAQLPFLLVGAVDADGQPWATMLAGTPGFAHTPDATHLRIDAVPLPGDPAALALAQGARIGLLGIELPTRRRNRMNGVIVARDEGGMTVEVEQSFGNCPRYIQLRDVSLAEPAPAPPAWHGDALDEQAVAWLRGADTLFIATSNTASPQDEGEHTGGADVSHRGGKPGFIRVDEAGTLTFPDFNGNNFFNTVGNLLANPQAGIVVPDFADGSLLHVGGRAEVIWEGDELASYAGAERLVRLHVERVVRRAAVLPLRFGFREYSPVLADTGAWPVR, from the coding sequence ATGGATCTGCCCACATGGCCGCACGCCGGCCTGCCATTCCACGCCGGCGAACTGGCCGCCCAGGAGCGCGCCGGCAAGCGCGAACGCATGGCCGCGTCCGGCCCGCGGGTAATCCGTGGCGAGATGCCGGAGCAGCACCGCACGTTCTTTGCGCAGCTGCCGTTCCTGCTGGTTGGCGCCGTCGATGCCGACGGGCAGCCCTGGGCCACGATGCTGGCCGGGACGCCGGGGTTTGCGCATACGCCTGACGCCACCCACCTGCGTATCGACGCCGTGCCGCTGCCCGGCGACCCGGCGGCCCTGGCGCTGGCGCAGGGCGCGCGCATCGGCCTGCTCGGGATCGAGCTGCCTACGCGCCGGCGCAACCGCATGAACGGGGTCATCGTGGCGCGCGACGAGGGCGGGATGACAGTCGAGGTCGAGCAGAGCTTTGGCAACTGCCCGCGCTATATCCAGTTGCGCGACGTGAGCCTGGCCGAGCCGGCGCCCGCGCCGCCCGCCTGGCACGGCGACGCGCTGGATGAGCAGGCGGTGGCCTGGCTGCGCGGCGCCGATACCCTGTTCATCGCCACCAGCAACACCGCATCTCCGCAGGACGAGGGCGAGCACACCGGAGGCGCCGATGTCTCGCACCGCGGCGGCAAGCCTGGCTTTATCCGCGTCGACGAGGCCGGCACGCTGACGTTCCCGGACTTCAACGGCAACAACTTCTTCAATACGGTCGGCAACCTGCTGGCCAATCCGCAAGCCGGGATCGTGGTGCCGGATTTTGCCGATGGCTCGCTGCTGCATGTGGGCGGGCGCGCCGAGGTGATCTGGGAGGGCGATGAACTGGCGTCATACGCCGGCGCCGAACGGCTGGTGCGGCTGCATGTCGAGCGCGTGGTGCGGCGTGCGGCGGTATTGCCGCTGCGCTTCGGTTTTCGCGAATACTCGCCGGTGTTGGCGGACACGGGCGCGTGGCCGGTGCGTTGA
- a CDS encoding Bug family tripartite tricarboxylate transporter substrate binding protein: MDKTKNKPQARRDILRHALLALAAAPLALAAGTAQAAWPEKPIRLVVAFPPGGPVDTHARLLAEKLQPILGQTIVIDYKAGAAGNIGSDNVAKSAPDGYTLLLANTGQMAINNSLYPKLPYSMPKDFAPVARTALIPLVMVVNNNVPARDLKAFISYAKANPGKLNFASGGNGGISHLMPEMFKQASGTFIVHIPYKGSSPALTDVMGGQAQMMADSIPLFTQYIKAGKVRALAVTSPQRSPALPDVPTMQEAGLKGFEVVGFYGMLAPAGTPREVVSRLSGALRTVLADPDTKAKLEQQGAEPAWQSPEAFAATITAEQKRWGQAVKASGASID; this comes from the coding sequence GTGGACAAGACGAAGAACAAGCCGCAAGCCCGCCGGGACATCCTGAGACACGCACTGCTGGCCCTGGCCGCCGCGCCGCTGGCACTGGCGGCGGGGACCGCGCAAGCGGCCTGGCCGGAAAAGCCGATCCGGCTGGTGGTGGCATTCCCGCCCGGCGGCCCGGTCGACACGCACGCGCGCCTGCTGGCCGAAAAGCTGCAGCCGATCCTGGGCCAGACCATCGTGATCGACTACAAGGCCGGCGCCGCCGGCAATATCGGCTCGGACAACGTCGCCAAGTCCGCGCCCGACGGCTACACGCTGCTGCTGGCCAACACTGGGCAGATGGCCATCAACAACTCGCTCTATCCCAAGCTGCCCTACAGCATGCCGAAGGACTTCGCGCCGGTGGCACGCACGGCGCTGATCCCGCTGGTGATGGTGGTCAACAACAACGTGCCGGCGCGCGACCTGAAGGCGTTCATCAGCTATGCCAAGGCCAACCCGGGCAAGCTGAACTTTGCCTCGGGCGGCAATGGCGGCATCTCGCACCTGATGCCGGAAATGTTCAAGCAGGCTTCGGGCACGTTCATCGTCCATATCCCGTACAAGGGCAGCTCGCCGGCGCTGACCGACGTGATGGGCGGCCAGGCGCAGATGATGGCCGACTCGATCCCGCTGTTCACGCAGTACATCAAGGCAGGCAAGGTGCGTGCGCTGGCGGTGACGTCGCCGCAGCGCTCTCCCGCGCTGCCGGATGTGCCGACGATGCAGGAGGCCGGGCTGAAGGGCTTCGAGGTGGTTGGCTTCTATGGCATGCTGGCGCCGGCGGGCACGCCCAGGGAGGTGGTCTCACGCCTGTCCGGTGCCTTGCGCACGGTGCTGGCCGACCCCGACACCAAGGCGAAGCTCGAGCAGCAGGGTGCCGAGCCCGCATGGCAGTCGCCGGAGGCATTTGCCGCCACGATCACGGCGGAGCAGAAGCGCTGGGGGCAGGCAGTGAAGGCGTCGGGCGCAAGTATCGACTGA